The following coding sequences lie in one Homalodisca vitripennis isolate AUS2020 chromosome X, UT_GWSS_2.1, whole genome shotgun sequence genomic window:
- the LOC124368869 gene encoding beta-1,3-galactosyltransferase 5-like, whose translation MMAFRVRVLHSIVLSVVGASFIVYSSYYANPVQLYRIEQPHQEAMQNQSKAPVDGVKPDVKVEEPEALKPSPAKIDKKPAVIQKIPPKSETESSPNTNKTKTKGGFLTRNIYAAGHNLTIPELCPELGARLRLLIVITTAPDHAAARMAVRQTWGHYTQRKDVAIAFCIGTTSKPDVMAGILEEEETYGDIIQGNFIDSYDNLTLKTVSILEWIDNYCPRAKFVLKTDDDMFINVPKLLEFIDTHLNAQRTIFGRLAKKWKPIRNSRSKYYVSVDQFSPAIFPDFTTGPAYLLTSDIVHELYDHALDVTYLKLEDVFTTGIIAQSLNIKRVHINEFLNKRIPFNVCNIKKGISIHMIKSHEQFDLWKKLLDGRSKCK comes from the exons ATGATGGCCTTTCGTGTACGGGTGTTGCACTCTATAGTATTGAGTGTAGTGGGTGCGTCATTCATTGTCTACTCCTCGTACTATGCCAACCCTGTACAGTTGTATCGCATTGAACAGCCACATCAAG AAGCGATGCAAAACCAAAGTAAAGCACCAGTTGACGGGGTAAAACCGGATGTAAAAGTAGAAGAGCCGGAAGCACTTAAACCTTCTCCTGCCAAGATTGATAAGAAACCAGCTGTTATTCAGAAAATACCTCCAAAAAGTGAAACCGAGTCAAGTCCTAATacgaacaaaacaaaaacaaaaggaGGGTTTTTGACGAGGAATATCTACGCAGCAGGACACAACCTCACTATACCGGAGCTGTGTCCCGAACTAGGGGCGAGATTGCGCCTGCTGATAGTGATCACGACTGCACCGGACCACGCAGCAGCTCGCATGGCTGTGCGTCAGACTTGGGGACACTACACCCAACGCAAGGAT GTGGCCATAGCATTTTGCATCGGAACAACATCAAAACCCGATGTTATGGCCGGAATTTTAGAAGAAGAAGAGACGTATGGCGACATAATTCAAGGGAATTTTATTGACTCTTATGACAACCTAACATTGAAAACAGTGTCAATTCTAGAGTGGATAGATAATTACTGCCCACGAGCCAAATTCGTGCTTAAAACTGATGACGATATGTTTATTAACGTACCTAAGTTACTAGAGTTCATCGATACCCATTTAAATGCCCAGAGGACTATATTTGGGAGATTAGCGAAGAAATGGAAACCGATACGTAACAGTCGATCCAAGTATTACGTGTCTGTGGACCAGTTCTCTCCCGCGATATTTCCGGACTTCACCACCGGGCCTGCGTATCTTTTAACTAGTGACATCGTCCACGAACTGTACGATCACGCCTTGGACGTCACCTATCTCAAGCTAGAGGATGTATTTACCACAGGTATAATAGCACAATCTCTCAACATCAAACGAGTTCATATCAACGAGTTCCTAAACAAAAGAATTCCTTTTAACGTGTGCAATATAAAGAAAGGTATTAGTATTCATATGATTAAATCTCACGAACAGTTTGATCTGTGGAAAAAACTTTTAGACGGAAGATCAAAGTGTAAGTGA